TTCATGAATAATTAGAATATTGTCTTCTTGTCTATTTGGGCTGGGGGGAGAGGCTGTATGGCAGTATACCACTTCTTAAAGGGAAAATTGGCGGTTTCTCTCCTAAAATAGCTAATGATCATATGAAATGATAAATTCTCTCTCTATGTTTGCCACCCAACACACAGCTCCTTACATGCCATTGATGAACAATCAGTGATGAAGTACCAACTACTGTTTCTGATGCTTTTTTAAGTATTCAAGCCAAGCAAGTACGGTTAAACCTTAAAGGAAACCATTTTGGAAAATCCAATTATTTCCTATATGCAATCTTTACCAACTTTTTCATGAGTCTGAGAAACTATCTAACCCAAGAATGATGTAACCATAGGAGCAAGGGTGTCAATTAGGAGGCTTGAGCTTTCTAATGGCATGACTTCACACAACATATACTGTAGCTAAGTGACCGTTTGGACAGGGCAGAGAAGTATGAATTATTGGGttcctctaatgggttgccttaTATATACTGGCCCTAAAACATTCTTTTGCAACAATAAATGTTTGGTGAATCTTGCCATTACAAAGTTCAAGGCCTTTCCTGATTAATACCCTTTACTTTGTTGGCTTTGTACCTCATATTTATATGCTAAGGTTGGTAAGGATTCTGTATTGTGACAATGTGATATCAGATAATGCCTCCTGGATCATCAATCATAAATCctagaaaaaatttgaaaggcTGTTCTATTCATCATTAGTGTGCTTATTCTCATGGCATGTGGGGATGGTATTATCCGTTAGgtaaaaacatagaaatgaagGAAAGCTGATATTTgggttttatcattttatatggATGAGGAGGTATTTTGGACATTAAAGAGGCAATTGTTTTGATTATGGTCATTGCTAAAGTGGTTGAGGAGTACTTACCCTGACAATGaattcccatttttctttgcaaatatatatatatatatatatatatatttcaaaatcacCTGCATCATGTCAACACCGAATAGTCAAGGCAGAGTCAGGACTATAATGGAAATGTTTACCGTTCAATTCCTTAAGAGATGCAAGTAATTTTGGGGAAGAAAAATCACAAGATAGTAATGCTATGTAAACAAGTTGGGGAAGATAGTAATGCTACGGTAAACAATCATCTCATTGATTACAGAGGCGTCTTTGTGACCTCAGTTTGTGTTGatctttttgtataaatttttgttagaaaCATTTCCATCAGATACATCTAAATGAATGAACTTTGAGTTCCTCCAATTACACTGAGAAAGACCTGGCTTGGACATGGTTTCAACTGCAGGTAGCTGAACGTGCATTGTTCCTGTGGAACAATGACCATATAAGGAATTTGATCACACAGAACTGTATGGTGATACTGCCTATAATCTTCCCAGCTTTGGAGAGGAACGCCAGGAGTCACTGGAACCAAGCTGTGCAAAGCCTGACACTGAATGTGAGAAAGATATTCTCAGATCAAGACCAGGTGCTACTTGATGAATGCTTGGTCAAATTTCAAGAGGATGAAGCCAAGGAAAGGGAGATACAGGAGAAGCGGGAATCAACCTGGAAGCGTTTGGAAGATCTGGCAGCCTCCAAGGCTGTAAGCAATGAGGCTGTGCTTGTTTCGAAGTTTGTTTCTTCGGTTGCCATTTCTACCAGCACAAATCCTCGAACTACTGCAGGTGCTTGATGGTTGCTGCTTGAGCAAATTGTGAGAATTTACCCTGTAAGTCGTAGTTGAAGGATACAGGGTGAGACCCAATGGGTGCGGTATAGCCATTGTTAACCTTGCTTCCCTTGGGTTCTTATAGGTTTAACTCCACCTGTCAAATTTGAAAAGTGAAGGTGGGGTTATGTGGATATTGAAGtggcttttcttttctttcctttttttttttttttctactcctTTGGTTCTCGTGGGCTCATTccctttttcctctttatcAATGGAGGTGTAAGTGTGTGTATCATAAGGGATTTGGTTTATAGAGGTAGTGCTGCTCCGGATTTCCTACCTGATAATGTTTATTTTGTGTAATGATGCAAAAAGATTGTTCCCTTTGTACTTTTAGTTGTGATCCttattcctttcatttctttccattcatttttcgttttcctttttctgtttaTAGCTATTAAGATATGCCCATCACACCTTTCCCTGAGTTGAAACTACCTCAGGCGGTTGATTCATTGCTGTGATATTGGAGTGATTGCCTGGTTGCTGCAGCTCAGCTTTTCTTGGCCGTTCATTGTCTGGTAGATCATTGCTGTATTATTCTGTTGTGCCTTCATCTAGTTTAACAATGCTTTCATAAGTTACTTTCTCTCAGGTGATTTCTTAACTCccataatttccaaaaataggCACAGAGGCTCTCATTCGTTTTGCGTTACTTATATTCCCAATTGGTGTGGAGGATCTTTTGAACTAATTTGACAAACTTTCTTGGCTAGCCTTGATTTGCTGTCCGACCCCCCCAAACTAAAAGCCTCACTTGAAGCCTCTATTTTGTAGTAGACTGAGTTTTCTCAGAAAAAGTACTTGGGAATCATTTAAATGGCATCTCAGGGAAGGGACAAACCATGGGACTTGACAATAAGATCGGAAAAATGCATGTTGAAAGCTTTCTTCATGCCCCAATCATCAACAAACCAGCATGATCCTGCCTGCAGCAGCAAGACTAAATTAATCTGTAGTTATGCTTCTATTCTCAAATTCATTGTCCTGGATTTCTGCTGAGAGTTCATCTAGCTGTTGACATTGATTTCATGGAGAGTGGATTTTGGCATGAGGAAAATGGTATAGCTCAACAATCAACATTGTTCCCCTGCGAGTACTGGTAATAGCAGCAGCTATCAAAACTATGATGGAGAGAATtcgtttaaacaaaaaatgcatAATCAAAGTGTACATTAACTTCTGATTCATTTCTATTCACTTGGGCCGCAACTAAAATTGATACACTTATACATCAGAAAACTGGTCTTAAGTTCACAGGGGAGTGTGTATCTCTCTAGAGGAACCCAAGATTAAAAAAGGAGAAGAGAGGATATCAGAACCCAAAACAAACTTTCAGAAAAAATGTAATGCAGAATTACTAGTCATCCCCATATGCTCGGAAGCGGTAGCGCTCCTGGTAGGGACCATTGAAGAAGAGGTCAGCCTCAAACCACTTGGGATAGCGAACAAGGTCTCCTGCCACAAATTGCATGTATTTTTTGCTTCCGTCAGGCACAACCCTCACCTCCCCTTCCTCAATGTAAACCAACTGGTCCACATGCCAATCCCAAGGCAACCTAGATTTGCCAGTCTTCCATATCGACCATCGTGAAACCCCCAGCTCTTCCAGTCGCTTTGGTGACACTTGCCTTTCCACCCTCACATTGTATAACTCCTCCAGAGGTTTCTCTATCCTCATTGTTATAGCATGATACTGCCTAGGAGTGCAGTCTGGCTTTCTGCATCCACTGCTGCTTCTATTGACGGAAAGAAGACTGAAGGTAGGTGCCATGAACATGCTTGCCATACTTACACAATTTCCCCTTTTATTACTTATATTGCCTGCTCAAAATGATAAAAGTTGTTTCCACAACATTAGAGAGCTTACAACACAAATCAACACTATGCATAAAATAATTGATCCCCATGGACCAACACTATATATCTTACAACACATAAATTGAGTACAAGTGCATCTCCTATTCGTGCCATGATAGTAGATAAATGATAATGCAATCATTTAAGCATGCCAACATGGTGTTTATATCCAACATAATGACCATATCATGTGGAAAAAGGGCAATGTTTGAAACTCTTTTCTGATGGGAACTTCAATCATGGAAGTAATATCATCAGTTCTTTACTCCTCCAGTCTTTCTAGTATATCTGCACAGCTCACGCACTTTGTTTGATATATCATGCACTTCGAAGTACAAGGTACCCTGGTTGGACCTGACACTTTTTATAATGTTTAAGCTATGTGAATCATTCAGATTGAAAGAGTTGAGCAGCAAAGAAAGACTCGTATAGCCAATAGTAGGTGTTGTTTCATGCAGCTGAGCTGATTTGAGCAAATGCCAGATGGCTAGGCTTGGGTCAGAAGGAGAATTCCCTATGTGAGAACATCTCAAGGTTTATCTACATCACCTCTAATCATTCATCCTTTTCCCATATCTTTCCTTCTTTCCTCAAGGGTCATTAGACTTCTAATTTATCAATTGTTTTGTCTTGTGCCTTTGCCATTAGGATTTTCATCAAACGATTAAAGATTATGCAAATGGTGACACACGACAGCATGGCCCTCATCCTCAACCATATCTCAGAAAATTGGATTTCTTCATGcccacaaaatccaatatgaggttaattttatatacaaacACAATGGCTTTGTGGGTTATGCTTTCTTCAGATCTGATGATTAGTATTTGCCATTTTTTCACGTCCTTTCAAGTGTCTCATCacaatttcaattttctatCACTCCACCATTCTACATAACTTCAAGACGACCCCACATATTCTTGCAAAGCATTCCCGCAttctaactaaaaaaaataaaaaatgatagacAATCACAAACTCTCCGGCTAAAAAGTTCAAAAGATTTTCcgagaaaatgcaggaaaaagaaaagaaaattgaaggaaatttaaattttgagtcTACTTTTCATAATTTGGGAACCCAAAAGACAACTCTTTACTCAActgagccaaaaaaaaaaaattgatcttttggGTTATTCGAGCATTTACAGAAATAGAAGTGTCTGCAAAAATTAGTTACATTTACGGTTAGGGTTTGGAAGCAGAAGTCATCATCaagaagagaggagagagatCGTCGTACCTATACCGCGATACGTGAGAGAAATGAGATTGAGGCAAGGTCCAGGGTCGAGAGTAGCCTAGTAACCCCAAACACGATTATCCAAACGCACCCTTTTTTACCAGcactttctcagcaaccaagcaGCAGAAAGAAAAAATTCCACTTGTAGAGCAGCAGCTCTAAAACCCTGGAGGAGGGTTTATCTTAATGAGCCCTGATTGACTCACCCACCTGTGACCCTATAACACTGTCACCCGTTTCGCCCTTTTAAAactgtcaatttttttttttttccttttttactttgaaaataaaaataataaatattaacaataattttttattttaatgcgAGAATGatgcttttgaaaataataataatgaatatttttattcttaaaaataaaaatatgttaaggattattcttaaaatatgttaagattccttaattgaaatcaaaattttattttcaaataaaatatatatatttttaaatgtggtCATTTCAGGTAAGGCAATCTTTTTAGGGAACTTTCCCCAAAATTCTGGGTGCTTGACGTGTCAGCTGCTGGTACCCATATTTCACCTGTACTTTTGAGTTCCAATGATAAATTGAAAAGCAAATGAGAGAAAGTGAGAAAATTTTCAGAGAATTTGGACCAAGTTAAGGCACCACCGCCATGGTGGTACTTCAGGTTCAACAACCCAATTATGGCATCGCCCAGGGCCCATCACTGCAGAGAAGAAGCCAGAAAGCTCTCAGGACCGTGTGCTTGCAGACACAAGCCCTTCCCTCCAGAACCCAGGTACCCTTTTTTCAACTCTCTCTGGTTCCACTCAAAATGGTTGCTAGAAAATTTCCATGGAGAACAAGAACTCTGGGCTTCCTTCATTTCCTGGAAATATGATTtgggaaaggaaaagaattttgGGCTGGATTTAGCTCCATTGGCATGGTGTTGTGTGGCTGGGGGAAATTATATCTCGTGGGTTTTCAATTTCATCGAAGTAGTTTCCAGTTTTTGACTGTTTTACACTGTTTTTCCTCccctttttgtgtttcttttatGCCAACTGATATAGAACTGTTGATATTTCAATGTTGTAGAGGATAATGGAGAGTATATCCGTAAGTGGGGAAGTGGGTGGTGCTGGTGGAGCATACTCTTATAGTGCCCTCAAGAGGCTGGACCAGCTGTGGTCTAGCATTTGCTCTGCTCAAACAGGTGAGTTTGTATGAACTCACTTCAATTTCCCATCATTGTCTTAGGGGATCCAGGGTTGCATGATATAAAATGATGGCTAATTTGATTTATTCGCAGTTTACCAAGAACCCCGGAAAGTAGTCTCGAGTGTTCCTGGCTTGTTCAAACATTCTGCTGTGGATGACAAAGCAGTGGAAACATTTGATGTTTTAGTTTGTGGTGGTACTTTGGGGATCTTCATTGCCACAGCCTTGAGTGCCAAAGGTCTTCGAGTAGGCGTTGTGGAGAGGAACATACTAAAAGGGGTATGATTCTATCTTGTGGCGTTTCTAGAAATGTTTTGCGGTATGAACATAACCAGCTGTGCTGTGAGATAatgttagtatttttttttgggcaatGATCAGAGGGAACAGGAATGGAATATCTCGAGGAAAGAACTTTTGGAACTTGTAGAAGCTGGCATTCTAGTAGAAGATGATATCAAACAAGTTACAGCAGCGAAATTTAATCCTGTGAGTTCCAAAACCTTCAACATAAGTTGATGGGTCAAAAGTTTGGTTTGTCCAAATTCTTCACATAGTAGTTGTAGTAACAAAATTGCAAGGGCCATGTTTGCTAAAGGGATTGGGTCCATGATTTGGGGCTCAAAGGTCCTTTTCACAAGCCAAACTCCATTAAAGCATTCACTTGTCTCTTTGTTTCTGATGCTAGCTTACATATTTGTATGCCTTTCATGAAATGGCCAGAACAGATGTGGATTTGAGGGGAAGGGCGAGATTTGGGTTGAAGACATTCTTAATCTTGGTGTATCGTAAGTCATCTTTTTCTACTGTTTCATTGTGTCATATTGTACTTAACAGAAAGCAAATATTGTTTTGCCGAATTTGCATAATCAGTTTTAGGAAAATATAGTTCATTATGAATACTGTTATTAGCTGACAAATGCTATGCTGAAATGCATCATACTTGACATGCTATTTACTAGTCAAAATGATAGTAAAATATATTCCTTGTGTGCAAAGACTTAGCTTCTGCAGCTCATTTCATATTCCGATTTGCATCTCACTGCTACAGACCTGTAAAGCTTATAGAGGTAGTGAAGAGACGTTTTACATCCCTTGGAGGAGTCATCTTTGAGGGTTACAGCGTGTCTaatatatgcatatatgaaGATGCAGCGGTGAGCTTACTATTATTTGCAAAATTTTGACATTTGAATTGGTTGATGTCTGTCATTTACCTTTTAAGTCATGTAATTGGCTGAATTCCAGTGCCGATCTTGAGTGGAAGATATTTTCGACACAGAAAACTTGTAAAAAGTCTAATAAACTTGTATAGAAGAACACAGTTGACACAGATAGGTAATGGGATccactttaatttaaattccataaaaaaaaaatgacacttACTGAGTTATATGGCAGTAGTCTGCTTGAGTTTAATACATGAGACATTTCCTCATGACAATTACCAGAAAATGCAATCTTGTTCACTGTCCTTCCCCTTCCTGAACTCTGAAAGTCAAGGTTCCAAGAATGGCACTGGAACCAAACATCTTGAAAACAGATATATGCTTAATTAACAGCCTTCATCTAATGCATTTTGGTACTAACTGGACTATTGCTTATTACCTTATTCCATAGGTCTTGCAACTAGCAGAAGGAAATATTTTGTCAACACGTCTTCTCATCGATGCTATGGGGAATTTTTCCCCTGTGGTAAAACAGGTCTAATTTTTGTTCTTGTGCATagcattcatgcttattaattGCTGCTATATCCGTCCCATATCAAAGCATCTACAGGATAGTTGAAAAATGAAGCTGAGGAAAGATGAAGCAATtgttacacacacacacacacacacatattgtatatacatacatacatacatacaaatatatacgtgtgtgtgtgtgtgcacgtTTGCATATGTGCCATTAGCCATCTTTATTTTGAGCTTAAGGATTGTGATATGAACAAATTTGTAAAGAAGTCTGATATGCTTTACTAATCTAGTGTTAGATCAAAGATTATCCTACTTGGGCAATAAGCATGTCTACAACATGGTCTGAAACTGTTTGTTAATGTAATATCTTACAGATGAGGGGTGGAAGGAAGCCAGATGGAGTTTGCCTTGTTGTTGGTTCTTGTGCACGTGGTTTTACAAATAACTCAACAAGTGATGTCATATACAGTAGTTCATCAGTCAAGAAGGTTGGAGAATCAGAAGTACAATATTTTTGGGAGGTAATTTGATTTTCCAGTATGCTAGTGGCATCAGTTCAAAAATTCTTTACTTATGTTAATTAAGCTTTCTCTAAAAATTTACAGGCATTTCCAGCTGGCTCAGGTCCCGTGGATCGAACTACTTACATGTTTACTTATGTTGATCCTCAACCAAAATGCCCAAAATTGGAAGACTTATTGGAAGACTACTGGGATATGATGCCAGAATATCAGGTCGAATTTTAAGAATCTTAgtctattcttaaaaatcatgCTTCTACACTTTTGGTTATGTCAAGATGACATTAGATCTTTAAACGACTTTTATTTGGAGTGCAAGGCTAAGCTCCCCTTCAGCATATCTAAATGCTTCCTTCAAAACTTCTGCTAAATCCTTTTACctattttccacttttttttttccccatccTTTGAGATTGCCATGACAtcctcaataaattttttcaaaatcatactTCCAAATAGCAGTGCCAGTATATTTaattcttctctctttttttgaGGCTCTCATATTGATATCATTGGCATTTCATACTTTGTAGGGAGTCTCTTTGGAAGATCTGCAGATACTGAGAGTTGTATTTGGAATTTTCCCTACATATCGTGACAGGTAACAATGCAAGTAGTACATATACTGCAAGCGTTGGTTAAAACGATTTGTTTTGTATATGCTTAAAATCTGATGCATCCTTCTTTTCCGATGGGGGAGGGTCGCCTTAGTCCATTGCCAGCAGCTTTTGATCGCGTTTTACAGGTGTTTTACATTATATACTTCTAAAGCCTCCAATAGATAATGGTCACATATAAAATGGAATGGAAGTGTTACAAAATCATTCTCTGCAGTTTGGTGATGCTAGCGGCATACAGTCACCAGTTTCATTTGGTGGTTTTGGGAGCTTGACCAGGCACCTTGAGAGGTTGTCAACTGGTACATTCTCAATTTGAAATCGGAGAAGCATTGTATACTTTGTTGGCTAATCTTACAATGTCGATTAATTATTGGGAGTAATAACTCAGAATTGCTGTTATTTGAAgcaagttttatttcttttcatatataaaacATTCATTTCCTTAGGATTTCAAGAAATCATAGCAGTGGTGGCTCCATATTTTTTCCCCTCTGTTTCATTTGTGATGATCCCACCTTAAAAAGAGGGTGGATCCATGTGTTATAATGTTGTGGAAAGAAAGAATGAGTTCCCTTTTTGAGGGGTTTCCACCCTCCCAGAATATTGATAATGAACATTACTAATATTACATCTTTCTTTGCCTGCAAATCCAGGAATATATGAAGCAATCACTGGCAACTTTCTTGACTCTGACAACTTGTCTTTGCTGAATCCATATATGGTTCGTGTTTTCTGTAATTGATTTAGCAACTTCTACTACACAATTAGCTCAATGAATATTTGTTCAATGCAGCCCAACCTTAGTGCAGCATGGTTGTTTCAAAGGGCAATGTCAGCAAAGCAACAGTATGATGTTTCTCCTGATTTCATCAGTGAGCTTCTTTATGTCAATTTCCAGAGCATGCAGGTAAGCTTGTGTAGCTTCAAACAATCCCAGAGACCCTTCGCTTCTGCCCCTCTTGCTTacacctttcttttcttttcttctctaatGAGTTCATGTGTAACTTTACCAGAGGCTAGGTGATCCAGTACTAAGGCCATTTCTTCAGgttcttttttctgttttttttttttcatggttcCTGACTTCAACTTGATTTGTTGAATTGGTTAGGTTTTAGATCCAATCTTCCATTGAAACTCTCTATTGTTACAGG
The window above is part of the Vitis riparia cultivar Riparia Gloire de Montpellier isolate 1030 chromosome 12, EGFV_Vit.rip_1.0, whole genome shotgun sequence genome. Proteins encoded here:
- the LOC117927246 gene encoding uncharacterized protein LOC117927246 yields the protein MASMFMAPTFSLLSVNRSSSGCRKPDCTPRQYHAITMRIEKPLEELYNVRVERQVSPKRLEELGVSRWSIWKTGKSRLPWDWHVDQLVYIEEGEVRVVPDGSKKYMQFVAGDLVRYPKWFEADLFFNGPYQERYRFRAYGDD
- the LOC117927242 gene encoding uncharacterized protein LOC117927242, with protein sequence MVVLQVQQPNYGIAQGPSLQRRSQKALRTVCLQTQALPSRTQRIMESISVSGEVGGAGGAYSYSALKRLDQLWSSICSAQTVYQEPRKVVSSVPGLFKHSAVDDKAVETFDVLVCGGTLGIFIATALSAKGLRVGVVERNILKGREQEWNISRKELLELVEAGILVEDDIKQVTAAKFNPNRCGFEGKGEIWVEDILNLGVSPVKLIEVVKRRFTSLGGVIFEGYSVSNICIYEDAAVLQLAEGNILSTRLLIDAMGNFSPVVKQMRGGRKPDGVCLVVGSCARGFTNNSTSDVIYSSSSVKKVGESEVQYFWEAFPAGSGPVDRTTYMFTYVDPQPKCPKLEDLLEDYWDMMPEYQGVSLEDLQILRVVFGIFPTYRDSPLPAAFDRVLQFGDASGIQSPVSFGGFGSLTRHLERLSTGIYEAITGNFLDSDNLSLLNPYMPNLSAAWLFQRAMSAKQQYDVSPDFISELLYVNFQSMQRLGDPVLRPFLQDVIQFGPLVKTLGLVMLSKPQILPSIFKQVGVPVLLDWSGHFVMLGYYTFLSTFIDPAIRPLINAFPAKMKYKWKRYLEAWKYGAGLDYKQ